The sequence below is a genomic window from bacterium.
CTACGCCCACGGCGAGGACTATCACCGCGTGATCGGCGAAAAACTGCGGACGTTGGAGGCGTTCATCGTCGCGACCGTCGATCCATCGGCAAAGACAAAGAGCTATATCGACACCGGCCCCGTCTTGGAGCGGAGCTACGCCGCCCGCGCGGGTTTGGGTTGGATCGGCAAGAACACGATGCTCTTGAACGACGGCCTCGGGTCGTATGTCTTCTTGGGCGAAATCCTGACGACGCTCGCGTTCGGTGAGGAGGATTATGGCCGACCGGCCCTGGATCAATGCGGGACCTGCACGAAGTGCCTGGATGCCTGCCCAACACAGGCGTTTCCCGAGCCGGGTGTCCTGGACGCGAACAGGTGCATTTCGTATCTGACGATCGAGTACAAGAAGGATTTTACGCCGGAACAGGCCCAGATGGCCGCCGGCCATCTGTATGGTTGCGACGTTTGCCAGGCGGTCTGTCCTTATAACGACCGTATCCCGTCGTCGCCCCTGAAGGAGTTTTGGACCAGAGAGGTCATAAGAGTTTTCTTGAGGGACGAAACCAAGCGATTGGACGAGGCGGATTTTTTTCGGCTTATTGCGGGGAGCGCGATGGACCGGATCTCATTCAAGCAATGGAAACGAAATTGCGGTGAGAAGTGACGCTCAAGACATCGATCCTTACTTGCCTCGGAAGGGC
It includes:
- the queG gene encoding tRNA epoxyqueuosine(34) reductase QueG, whose translation is MRNAEKIKEKAHELGFELVGISPAHPAPDFDFFRWWLDKGFGATMTYLNRQAERRGDPEKVLPGVKSVICVALNYHTGAAGGRIASYAHGEDYHRVIGEKLRTLEAFIVATVDPSAKTKSYIDTGPVLERSYAARAGLGWIGKNTMLLNDGLGSYVFLGEILTTLAFGEEDYGRPALDQCGTCTKCLDACPTQAFPEPGVLDANRCISYLTIEYKKDFTPEQAQMAAGHLYGCDVCQAVCPYNDRIPSSPLKEFWTREVIRVFLRDETKRLDEADFFRLIAGSAMDRISFKQWKRNCGEK